The Urbifossiella limnaea genome has a window encoding:
- a CDS encoding aldose 1-epimerase: MGFVVNTFEGRAGDRAGTVYELTDGTVRAEVWPQWGFNCVRWQVRQPDGSWAGVFFTAPDWETNPVPTRSGHPVLFPFPGRLRDGRLPGSSVQLPLNDSTKQHAIHGFTPRTPWRVLCQGATADFATVSGGFRLADDLPAAVGQWPGDFDLTLTYALYRDCLRVDAVVENRGTEVLPFGIGYHPYFRLPGVADADVGGHVLTAHVSQVWAADAANLPTGERTPVPPELDFHVPRPVGATALDHVLTGVTAEPSNGLIELATLTHPSASGRLRVLADPAFRELVLFTPAHRQAVAIEPYTCSADASNLQARGIDSGWLTLEPGARWDAAVEYRWEVN; this comes from the coding sequence ATGGGCTTCGTGGTGAACACGTTCGAGGGCCGCGCCGGCGACCGCGCCGGCACCGTGTACGAGCTGACGGACGGCACCGTACGCGCCGAGGTTTGGCCGCAGTGGGGCTTCAACTGCGTCCGCTGGCAGGTACGGCAGCCGGACGGGTCGTGGGCTGGCGTCTTCTTCACCGCCCCCGACTGGGAGACGAACCCGGTGCCGACGCGGAGCGGCCACCCGGTGCTGTTCCCGTTCCCGGGTCGGCTCCGCGACGGCCGCCTCCCCGGCAGCTCGGTGCAACTGCCGCTCAACGATTCGACGAAACAGCACGCCATCCACGGCTTCACGCCCCGGACGCCGTGGCGCGTCCTGTGCCAGGGCGCGACCGCCGATTTCGCCACCGTGTCGGGCGGATTCCGCCTCGCCGACGACCTTCCGGCCGCCGTCGGTCAGTGGCCCGGCGACTTCGACCTGACGCTGACGTACGCACTCTACCGCGACTGCCTGCGCGTCGACGCGGTGGTGGAGAACCGCGGCACCGAGGTACTCCCGTTCGGCATCGGCTATCACCCGTACTTCCGCCTCCCCGGCGTGGCCGACGCCGACGTCGGCGGGCACGTCCTGACGGCGCACGTCTCGCAGGTGTGGGCTGCGGACGCGGCGAACCTGCCGACCGGCGAGCGGACGCCCGTGCCGCCGGAACTCGACTTCCACGTGCCGCGGCCCGTCGGGGCGACGGCACTCGATCACGTGCTCACCGGGGTTACGGCCGAGCCGTCGAATGGGCTCATCGAACTGGCCACGCTGACGCACCCCTCCGCGTCGGGCCGGCTGCGGGTGTTGGCCGATCCGGCGTTCCGCGAGTTGGTGCTGTTCACGCCCGCACACCGACAGGCTGTCGCGATCGAGCCGTACACGTGTTCCGCCGACGCCTCAAACCTTCAGGCCCGCGGGATCGACTCCGGGTGGCTGACGCTGGAGCCCGGCGCGAGGTGGGATGCGGCCGTGGAGTACCGCTGGGAGGTGAACTGA
- a CDS encoding serine/threonine protein kinase: MVGRTALGKYTLVRPLGAGSNAEVFLAQQPRGGPPVVVKVIHPHVTEHPKFRQLFDAEVRSMANFQHPYAVRLIDAAYTDPLGPCLVMEYVPGVTLEAVVNLERVLEPERAGRLLGFLGHALQAAHEVGIIHRDLKPANLMVLDAGTPHESLKVMDFGFAGFSTKPHIQLAELTGHGPIHAIGTPAYVSPEMIRGDPVDTRSDLYSVGVILYELLTGRLPFTHRTQEKLLAAHVKDSPPRFHKIGCGHVPPATEMAVHLALSKYANERQQCARELVADFGRGLGIDFWEATAPAGWEPPAEPEVIVPPAPSAEPRRAARPDPFRVASVFEIALPERMAAAKIRGFVEDFAGQVVSSEPGLILLQLGLPHGYKQPGTSSGIFGWLGTARRPAVQKGNEPIEVQLHMDKPDPQLTRLRVEVACRPVAGYTPGNLAGWRDRCDKVSSILRQYLGA; the protein is encoded by the coding sequence ATGGTCGGCCGCACGGCGCTCGGGAAGTACACGCTCGTCCGACCCCTCGGGGCCGGCAGTAACGCCGAGGTGTTCCTCGCGCAGCAGCCGCGCGGCGGGCCGCCCGTCGTCGTCAAGGTCATCCACCCTCACGTCACCGAGCACCCCAAGTTCCGCCAGCTGTTCGACGCCGAAGTCCGCTCGATGGCGAACTTCCAGCACCCCTACGCCGTCCGCCTCATCGACGCCGCCTACACCGACCCGCTCGGCCCGTGCCTGGTCATGGAGTACGTGCCCGGCGTCACCCTCGAGGCCGTCGTCAACCTCGAGCGCGTGCTGGAGCCGGAACGCGCCGGCCGGCTGCTCGGCTTCCTCGGCCATGCCCTCCAGGCCGCCCACGAGGTCGGGATCATCCACCGCGACCTGAAGCCGGCGAATCTCATGGTGCTCGACGCCGGCACGCCGCACGAGTCGCTGAAGGTGATGGACTTCGGCTTCGCCGGGTTCTCCACGAAGCCGCACATCCAGCTCGCCGAGCTCACCGGCCACGGCCCGATCCACGCCATCGGCACGCCGGCCTACGTCAGTCCCGAGATGATCCGCGGCGACCCCGTGGACACGCGCTCCGACCTGTACTCGGTCGGCGTCATCCTGTACGAGTTGCTGACCGGCCGGCTGCCGTTCACGCACCGCACGCAGGAGAAGTTGCTGGCCGCGCACGTGAAGGACAGCCCGCCGCGGTTCCACAAGATCGGCTGCGGCCACGTCCCGCCGGCGACCGAGATGGCCGTGCACCTGGCGCTGTCGAAGTACGCCAACGAGCGGCAACAGTGCGCCCGCGAACTCGTCGCCGACTTCGGCCGCGGGCTCGGCATCGACTTCTGGGAGGCGACCGCGCCCGCCGGGTGGGAGCCGCCCGCGGAGCCGGAGGTGATCGTGCCGCCGGCGCCGTCCGCGGAGCCCCGCAGGGCCGCGCGGCCGGACCCGTTCCGCGTCGCCTCGGTGTTCGAGATCGCGCTCCCGGAGCGGATGGCGGCGGCGAAGATCCGCGGGTTCGTCGAGGACTTCGCCGGCCAGGTGGTGAGCAGCGAGCCGGGCCTGATCCTGCTGCAACTCGGGCTCCCGCACGGGTACAAGCAGCCCGGCACGTCGAGCGGCATCTTCGGCTGGCTGGGCACGGCCCGGCGGCCGGCCGTGCAGAAGGGGAACGAACCGATCGAGGTGCAACTGCACATGGACAAGCCGGACCCGCAGCTAACCCGGCTGCGCGTCGAGGTGGCGTGCCGGCCGGTGGCGGGGTACACGCCGGGCAACCTGGCCGGCTGGCGCGACCGGTGCGACAAGGTGAGCAGCATCCTGCGGCAGTACCTCGGGGCGTAG
- a CDS encoding class I SAM-dependent rRNA methyltransferase, whose protein sequence is MDAAPLPTVTLKIERRSQHPWVFQKMLERPAARIPPGSVVEVRDRAGQWVGRAFYNGHSRITLRMLTTDADEHVDAAFFAKKIAAAVAFRRDVLKLDADTDAYRLIHSEADGLSGLVVDRFADTIVVEFFSAGMFKQRDTIRAALAELFPGAKFYWFAEEHVGKQESFDCRPPEPPPPGVITEHGLKFRVAPGSKHKTGFFVDQRDNRRTLASFCSGKRVLDLCCNTGGFSVYAKALGGAADVTGVDLDETAIELAKQNAKLNGVQARFVQADLFSWIRDVLPNGEKFDVVVLDPAKLTRDRETVDLALKKYCDMNRLALHTVAPGGVFLTCSCTGLVSENDFLESVRRAAWQAGRQLQVFKVSGAGPDHPFLLSVPEGRYLKAVFARVE, encoded by the coding sequence ATGGACGCAGCCCCCCTACCAACCGTGACGCTCAAGATCGAGCGGCGGTCGCAGCACCCGTGGGTCTTTCAGAAGATGCTCGAGCGGCCCGCGGCGCGCATCCCGCCGGGGAGCGTCGTCGAGGTGCGCGACCGGGCCGGCCAGTGGGTCGGCCGGGCGTTCTACAACGGGCACTCGCGCATCACCCTGCGGATGCTCACGACCGACGCCGACGAACACGTTGATGCCGCGTTCTTCGCCAAGAAGATCGCCGCCGCCGTCGCCTTCCGCCGCGACGTGCTCAAGCTCGACGCCGACACCGACGCCTACCGGCTGATCCACTCCGAGGCCGACGGCCTGAGTGGCCTCGTCGTCGACCGCTTCGCCGACACCATCGTCGTCGAGTTCTTCTCGGCCGGGATGTTCAAGCAGCGCGACACCATCCGCGCGGCGCTGGCCGAGCTGTTCCCCGGGGCGAAGTTCTACTGGTTCGCCGAGGAGCACGTCGGCAAGCAGGAGTCGTTCGACTGCCGGCCGCCGGAGCCGCCGCCGCCGGGCGTGATTACCGAGCACGGGCTGAAATTCCGCGTCGCCCCCGGGAGCAAGCACAAGACCGGCTTCTTCGTCGACCAGCGCGACAACCGCCGCACGCTGGCGTCGTTCTGCTCGGGGAAGCGGGTGTTGGACCTGTGCTGCAACACCGGCGGCTTCTCGGTGTACGCCAAGGCGCTTGGCGGCGCGGCCGACGTGACCGGCGTGGACCTGGACGAGACCGCGATCGAGTTGGCGAAGCAGAACGCGAAGCTGAACGGGGTGCAGGCGCGGTTCGTGCAAGCCGACCTGTTCAGCTGGATCCGCGACGTGCTGCCGAACGGCGAGAAGTTTGACGTGGTCGTGCTCGACCCGGCGAAACTCACCCGCGACCGAGAGACGGTGGACCTGGCACTGAAGAAGTACTGCGACATGAACCGCCTGGCCCTACACACGGTCGCGCCCGGCGGCGTGTTCCTGACGTGCTCGTGCACCGGCCTCGTGAGCGAGAACGACTTCCTCGAGTCGGTCCGCCGGGCGGCGTGGCAGGCGGGGCGGCAGTTGCAGGTGTTCAAGGTGAGTGGCGCGGGGCCGGACCACCCGTTCCTGCTCAGCGTGCCCGAGGGGCGCTACCTGAAGGCGGTGTTCGCCCGGGTGGAGTAG
- a CDS encoding DUF5522 domain-containing protein, translating to MPPADPPPPLVEGEDYTVEHGRWVFTAAFLLRRGYCCGNGCRNCPYPSSPRAAGDATPPGRTPPSGSAPRAR from the coding sequence GTGCCGCCCGCCGACCCACCGCCGCCCCTCGTCGAAGGCGAGGATTATACCGTCGAGCACGGCCGGTGGGTGTTCACCGCGGCGTTTCTGCTGCGCCGCGGGTACTGCTGCGGAAACGGGTGCCGGAACTGCCCGTACCCGTCCTCGCCGCGGGCGGCGGGCGACGCTACTCCACCCGGGCGAACACCGCCTTCAGGTAGCGCCCCTCGGGCACGCTGA
- the malQ gene encoding 4-alpha-glucanotransferase, whose amino-acid sequence MKPTLPPRSSGVLLHPTSLPGPFGVGDLGPTAFRWVETLAAMRQSWWQILPLGPTGAGDSPYQSYSAFAGNINLLSPELLAQDGLVKPALWDGRFFRNDRVEYETVTPFKKALLRAAWDTFRAGGAPTGMRGEFDRYATREVGWLDGYALFMAVHDALDGRSLPDWPADLLRRVPSAVAAVEKELAGDVQMHRFGQFLFDRQWNALREFAAERGVRVIGDAPIFVSLDSADVWCNPDQFLLDPDRRPTVVAGVPPDYFAADGQHWGNPIYDWERMAQTGYTWWANRVRRDLARVDLVRLDHFRGFAQAWHIPASETTATRGKWVDGPGTPFFERLRADLGSLPFIAEDLGVITPDVDQLRDGAGLPGMKVIQFALDTPDNPYWPHNFADRRCACYTGTHDNDTAVGWWATLDANSKGYLSAYVGHEVKDPAWELIRLAWGSVAEIAVAPLQDVLGLGGEARMNKPGVAAGNWQWRFRTEQFWPGAIDRLRGVTELYRRVPAEPEA is encoded by the coding sequence ATGAAGCCGACTCTGCCGCCCCGGTCGTCCGGCGTCCTCCTCCACCCGACCAGCCTTCCCGGCCCGTTCGGCGTCGGCGACCTCGGCCCCACCGCCTTCCGCTGGGTCGAAACGCTCGCCGCCATGCGCCAGAGTTGGTGGCAAATCCTCCCCCTCGGGCCCACCGGCGCCGGCGACTCGCCGTACCAGTCGTACTCCGCCTTCGCCGGCAACATCAACCTGCTGTCGCCCGAGCTGCTGGCGCAGGACGGGCTCGTGAAGCCGGCGCTGTGGGACGGGCGCTTCTTCCGTAACGACCGCGTCGAATACGAGACCGTGACGCCGTTCAAGAAGGCGCTGCTGAGGGCCGCGTGGGACACGTTCCGCGCCGGCGGCGCTCCCACGGGGATGCGCGGCGAATTCGATCGTTACGCCACCAGGGAGGTCGGCTGGCTCGACGGCTACGCCCTGTTCATGGCGGTCCACGACGCGCTGGACGGCCGCAGCCTGCCGGACTGGCCGGCGGACCTGCTGCGGCGCGTGCCGTCGGCCGTGGCCGCGGTCGAGAAGGAACTCGCCGGCGACGTGCAGATGCACCGGTTCGGGCAGTTCCTGTTCGACCGCCAGTGGAACGCCCTGCGCGAGTTCGCGGCCGAGCGCGGCGTCCGGGTCATCGGCGACGCCCCGATCTTCGTGTCGCTCGACTCGGCCGACGTGTGGTGCAACCCGGACCAGTTCCTCCTCGACCCGGACCGCCGGCCGACGGTCGTGGCCGGGGTGCCGCCCGACTACTTCGCCGCCGACGGGCAGCACTGGGGGAACCCGATCTACGACTGGGAGCGGATGGCCCAGACGGGGTACACCTGGTGGGCCAACCGCGTCCGGCGCGACCTGGCGCGCGTGGACCTGGTGCGGCTCGACCACTTCCGCGGCTTCGCCCAGGCGTGGCACATCCCAGCGAGCGAGACGACGGCGACCCGCGGGAAGTGGGTGGACGGCCCCGGCACCCCCTTCTTCGAGCGCCTCCGCGCCGACCTCGGCAGCCTCCCGTTCATCGCAGAAGACCTCGGGGTCATCACCCCCGACGTGGACCAGCTGCGCGACGGCGCGGGGCTCCCGGGGATGAAGGTGATCCAGTTCGCGCTCGACACGCCGGACAACCCGTATTGGCCGCACAACTTCGCGGACCGCCGGTGCGCCTGCTACACCGGTACGCACGACAACGACACCGCCGTCGGCTGGTGGGCGACGCTCGACGCCAACAGCAAGGGCTACCTGTCGGCCTACGTCGGCCACGAGGTGAAAGACCCGGCGTGGGAGCTGATCCGCCTCGCGTGGGGCTCGGTGGCCGAGATCGCGGTGGCGCCGCTCCAGGACGTGCTCGGCCTCGGCGGCGAGGCGCGGATGAACAAGCCGGGCGTGGCGGCTGGGAACTGGCAGTGGCGGTTCCGGACCGAGCAGTTCTGGCCCGGCGCCATCGACCGCCTGCGGGGGGTGACCGAACTCTACCGCCGAGTGCCGGCCGAGCCCGAGGCGTGA
- a CDS encoding DEAD/DEAH box helicase family protein, with the protein MADDAPITLAYDRGTVVLAGGPRGFDFQSLPGVLFDPRTSTHRAQGRWYRAIVEQLVRTKQPYADAARGWENKPTGWKLNRERTPRQYQLDALKRWTEGGRRGVVVMPTGTGKTFTAFLCVEQLGRPTLVVTPKIDLMTQWARELEQSFGEPVGMVGGGEFEYRPLTVTTYDSAYIHLEKWANRYGLVIFDECHHLPGPSYMEAANAALAPFRLGLTATLERADGAEDIIPALIGPTLYRLDITDVAGEFLAPYEARRVFVDLTPEEGERYQECRDQYRQFVADRGINMSGPDGFRRFLFEASKSPEGVAAARAFREQKRIMQAPTGKFRLLEELLAKHANDRVLIFTADNATVYHIARTYLVPAMTNQTKPKERKTILGHFHSGVYSVVVTCQVLNEGVDVPAANVGIVLSGTGSTTENVQRLGRILRKYGDKQAVLYEVITRGTVEEYVSERRRQHRAFQ; encoded by the coding sequence ATGGCCGACGACGCGCCGATCACCCTCGCCTACGACCGCGGCACCGTCGTCCTCGCAGGCGGCCCGCGCGGGTTCGACTTCCAATCCCTCCCCGGCGTGCTGTTCGACCCGCGCACCAGCACCCACCGGGCGCAGGGCCGCTGGTACCGCGCGATCGTCGAGCAGCTGGTCCGTACGAAGCAGCCCTACGCCGACGCCGCCCGCGGCTGGGAGAACAAGCCGACCGGCTGGAAGCTGAACCGCGAGCGCACCCCGCGCCAGTACCAGCTCGACGCCCTGAAGCGGTGGACGGAGGGCGGCCGCCGCGGCGTCGTGGTCATGCCAACGGGCACCGGTAAGACCTTCACCGCGTTCCTGTGCGTCGAGCAACTCGGCCGGCCGACGCTCGTCGTCACCCCGAAGATCGACCTGATGACGCAGTGGGCGCGCGAGCTGGAGCAGTCGTTCGGCGAGCCGGTCGGCATGGTCGGCGGCGGCGAGTTCGAGTACCGCCCGCTCACCGTCACCACCTACGACTCGGCGTACATCCACCTGGAAAAGTGGGCGAACCGTTACGGCCTCGTCATCTTCGACGAGTGCCACCACCTCCCCGGCCCGAGCTACATGGAGGCCGCGAACGCGGCGCTGGCCCCGTTCCGCCTCGGCCTCACGGCGACACTCGAACGCGCCGACGGGGCCGAAGACATCATCCCGGCGCTGATCGGCCCGACGCTCTACCGGCTGGACATCACCGACGTGGCCGGCGAATTCCTGGCGCCCTACGAGGCCCGCCGGGTGTTCGTGGACCTGACACCCGAGGAGGGGGAACGCTACCAGGAGTGTCGCGACCAGTACCGCCAGTTCGTCGCCGACCGCGGCATCAACATGAGCGGCCCGGACGGGTTTCGCCGCTTCCTGTTCGAGGCGAGCAAGAGCCCCGAGGGCGTGGCCGCGGCCCGCGCCTTCCGCGAGCAGAAGCGGATTATGCAGGCGCCGACCGGCAAGTTTCGCCTGCTCGAAGAGCTGCTGGCGAAGCACGCCAACGACCGCGTGCTGATCTTCACCGCGGACAACGCCACGGTGTACCACATCGCCCGGACGTACCTCGTGCCGGCGATGACGAACCAGACGAAGCCGAAGGAGCGGAAGACCATCCTCGGCCACTTCCACTCCGGCGTGTACTCCGTGGTGGTGACGTGCCAGGTGCTGAACGAAGGCGTGGACGTGCCGGCCGCGAACGTCGGCATTGTGCTCTCGGGCACGGGCAGCACGACGGAAAACGTGCAGCGCCTCGGTCGCATCCTGCGAAAATACGGCGACAAGCAGGCGGTGCTGTACGAGGTCATCACCCGCGGCACGGTCGAGGAGTACGTCTCCGAGCGCCGCCGCCAGCACCGGGCGTTCCAGTAG
- a CDS encoding DUF790 family protein, translating into MLTGKLVRVRHARSKLIPQYLDPADRGWLGVAEQLLFAYRDSPGRTRGEIAAELEDVVGQGPRSLVHQGLAELLEDRCEFEVTADHPPEELRDAAFRAAVAHRQKVGAAFDRAAVLAEVAGPLSLTPEQIEQSLFADLKDERRVLSFDDCTPEFLLNRYNVALAQAVLVRSTAMECRVWGETPARFRQLFRAVKFHRLICTIRESSGNSYTLTLDGPLSLFSATNKYGSQLAQFLPTLLHCKAYDLRAEVRWGTDRKEKQFALSSTDGLRSHVADFGTYTPPEVRMFADSFGAKDRGWVLHEEPHPVVLPDGVWVPDFRLVHTASGKEVYVELYGYWRRGDVETLHKRLAKHLPGKFVLCVGEQMRTDEADTAAFGAGVYRYKRTPLPDEVAKLATTVSGLG; encoded by the coding sequence ATGCTCACCGGCAAGCTCGTCCGCGTCCGGCACGCCCGGAGCAAGCTCATTCCGCAGTATCTCGACCCGGCCGACCGCGGCTGGCTGGGCGTCGCGGAGCAGTTGCTGTTCGCCTACCGCGACTCGCCCGGCCGCACCCGCGGCGAGATCGCAGCCGAGCTCGAAGATGTGGTCGGCCAGGGGCCGCGGTCGCTCGTGCATCAGGGCTTGGCCGAGCTGCTGGAGGACCGCTGCGAGTTCGAAGTGACCGCCGACCACCCGCCGGAAGAACTGCGCGACGCCGCGTTCCGTGCGGCCGTGGCGCACCGGCAGAAGGTGGGCGCCGCGTTCGACCGCGCCGCCGTCCTGGCCGAAGTCGCGGGGCCGCTGAGCCTTACGCCGGAGCAGATCGAGCAGAGCCTATTCGCCGACCTCAAAGACGAACGGCGCGTCCTCTCGTTCGACGACTGCACGCCCGAGTTCCTGCTGAACCGCTACAACGTGGCGCTGGCGCAGGCGGTGCTGGTCCGCAGCACGGCGATGGAGTGCCGCGTGTGGGGGGAGACGCCGGCGCGGTTCCGGCAGCTGTTCCGCGCGGTCAAGTTCCACCGGTTGATCTGCACCATCCGCGAGTCGTCGGGCAACTCGTACACCCTCACGCTGGACGGCCCGCTGTCGCTGTTCTCGGCGACGAACAAGTACGGCTCGCAGCTCGCGCAGTTCCTGCCCACGCTCCTCCACTGCAAGGCCTACGACCTGCGTGCCGAGGTGCGCTGGGGCACCGACCGCAAGGAGAAGCAGTTCGCGCTGTCGAGCACGGACGGGCTGCGGTCGCACGTCGCGGACTTCGGCACATACACGCCGCCGGAGGTGCGGATGTTCGCCGACAGCTTCGGCGCGAAGGACCGCGGCTGGGTACTTCACGAGGAGCCGCACCCGGTGGTGCTGCCGGACGGCGTGTGGGTGCCGGACTTCCGGCTCGTCCACACGGCGAGCGGCAAGGAGGTGTACGTCGAACTGTACGGGTACTGGCGCCGCGGCGACGTGGAAACACTGCACAAGCGGCTGGCGAAGCACCTGCCGGGGAAGTTTGTGCTGTGCGTCGGCGAGCAGATGCGGACCGACGAGGCCGACACCGCGGCGTTCGGGGCGGGGGTGTACCGCTACAAGCGAACGCCCCTGCCGGACGAGGTCGCGAAACTGGCGACGACGGTGTCGGGGCTCGGCTAA
- a CDS encoding helix-turn-helix domain-containing protein produces MAVDALTLTYWQRRHLEQQLRSTRDARVYRRTLAVLGVADGEPVASVAGRLRVTLRAVYHWVATYGRDHAPAALADRDRSGRPRLLTPSDRELLRELLGRSPQEVGYFAAQWTVPLLREHLTRRTGRPFSDDALRRELQRMRYSWKRSRYTLDPDPEFGGKKEAHPAAHPATAGT; encoded by the coding sequence ATGGCCGTGGACGCCTTGACGCTGACGTACTGGCAACGACGGCACCTGGAACAGCAACTCCGCTCCACCCGCGATGCCCGCGTGTACCGCCGCACCCTCGCGGTCCTGGGGGTCGCCGATGGGGAACCGGTCGCCTCCGTCGCCGGCCGGCTCCGGGTCACACTCCGGGCGGTCTACCACTGGGTCGCGACCTACGGCCGTGACCACGCCCCGGCGGCCCTCGCCGACCGCGACCGGTCCGGGCGGCCCCGCCTGCTGACCCCGTCGGACCGGGAGCTGCTCCGCGAACTCCTGGGCCGCTCTCCCCAGGAGGTGGGCTACTTCGCCGCCCAGTGGACCGTCCCGTTGCTCCGCGAGCACCTGACCCGCCGCACCGGCCGGCCGTTCTCCGACGACGCCCTCCGGCGGGAGTTGCAGCGGATGAGGTACAGCTGGAAGCGGTCCCGCTACACCCTCGACCCGGACCCCGAGTTCGGGGGGAAAAAAGAGGCGCATCCTGCGGCACATCCGGCGACTGCCGGCACGTAG
- a CDS encoding transposase, whose protein sequence is MAEDETDLLLFPPLRSAWSPRGQPKEVLLCGRNGRRVVFGAMNLRTGHRLLVPREHQRAADFQAFLRVVRSSYRGWHVAMLLDEDPSHTAKGSVRLADEFGFELLWLPKRAPQLNPMDTLWGQAKDVVSADKQYATLEEQVERFIAYLESQSPAWALKTAGVFSDDFWLGNVL, encoded by the coding sequence CTGGCGGAGGACGAGACCGACCTGCTGCTGTTCCCGCCGCTGCGGTCCGCCTGGTCGCCCCGGGGCCAGCCCAAGGAGGTTCTCCTCTGCGGGCGGAACGGCCGGCGGGTGGTCTTCGGGGCGATGAACCTGCGGACCGGCCACCGGCTGTTGGTGCCCCGGGAGCACCAGCGGGCGGCCGACTTCCAGGCGTTCCTGCGGGTGGTGCGCAGCTCCTACCGGGGCTGGCACGTGGCGATGCTGCTGGACGAGGACCCGAGCCATACGGCCAAGGGGTCGGTCCGGCTGGCCGACGAGTTCGGGTTCGAGTTGCTGTGGCTGCCCAAGCGGGCACCCCAGCTCAACCCGATGGACACGTTGTGGGGCCAGGCCAAGGACGTGGTGAGTGCCGACAAGCAGTACGCCACCCTGGAGGAGCAGGTCGAGCGGTTCATCGCTTACCTGGAGAGCCAGTCACCCGCGTGGGCATTGAAGACCGCCGGCGTCTTCTCTGACGACTTCTGGTTGGGGAACGTCTTGTGA
- the purB gene encoding adenylosuccinate lyase → MTTPTDVYDNPLIGRYASREMAERWGPLRKFRTWRRLWLALAEAEAELGLLADDGVSPRIRAEQLAELRDHLDDVDLARAAAHEKRLRHDVMAHVHALRDVAPGCNDIVHLGATSCYVTDNADLILMRESLDQVCRTLAAVIDAMGTFAERWKDEPTLGFTHFQPAQLTTVGKRATLWLYDLVLDLEELERRRDGLPFRGAKGTTGTQASFLALFRGDHDKVKQLDRRVAGKMGFDALVPVTGQTYSRKHDSFVLDALSGLGQSLHKWGSDLRLLANRQEIDEPFEPEQIGSSAMAYKRNPMRAERMCGLARYLMGLPAMAADTAATQWFERTLDDSAPRRLYIPQAFLCADAVLRIALNLLTQRTGPETLGLVVNVPVVARGVREYLPYMATENLMMAAVQAGGDRQEVHEVVRTHSHAVTAKLKSGTGSAAELFDRLRAEPAFARVDFAAVTDPRAFVGRAPEQVAEFVAEHVAPVRARYAAALGMKAELSV, encoded by the coding sequence GTGACGACGCCGACCGACGTGTACGACAACCCGCTGATCGGCCGCTACGCGAGCCGCGAGATGGCCGAGCGGTGGGGGCCGCTGCGGAAGTTCCGCACCTGGCGCCGTCTGTGGCTCGCCCTCGCCGAAGCCGAAGCCGAACTCGGGCTGCTGGCCGACGACGGCGTCTCGCCGCGTATCCGCGCCGAGCAACTGGCCGAACTGCGCGACCACCTCGACGACGTGGACCTGGCCCGCGCCGCGGCCCACGAAAAGCGCCTGCGGCACGACGTGATGGCGCACGTCCACGCCCTCCGCGACGTGGCCCCCGGCTGCAATGACATCGTGCACCTGGGGGCCACGTCGTGCTACGTCACCGACAACGCCGACCTAATCCTGATGCGCGAGAGTTTGGATCAGGTGTGCCGCACGCTCGCGGCCGTGATCGACGCGATGGGCACCTTCGCCGAGCGGTGGAAGGACGAGCCGACGCTCGGGTTCACGCACTTCCAGCCGGCGCAGCTCACGACGGTCGGCAAGCGTGCCACGCTGTGGCTGTACGACCTCGTCCTCGACCTGGAAGAACTGGAGCGCCGCCGCGACGGGCTGCCGTTCCGCGGGGCGAAGGGGACGACCGGCACCCAGGCCAGCTTCCTGGCGCTATTCCGCGGCGACCACGACAAGGTGAAGCAACTCGACCGCCGCGTCGCCGGAAAGATGGGCTTCGACGCGCTCGTCCCCGTCACCGGGCAGACGTACTCGCGGAAGCACGACAGCTTCGTCCTCGACGCGCTGAGCGGTCTCGGCCAGTCGCTCCACAAGTGGGGCAGCGACCTGCGCCTGCTGGCGAACCGGCAGGAGATCGACGAGCCGTTCGAGCCCGAGCAGATCGGCTCCAGCGCGATGGCGTACAAGCGGAACCCGATGCGCGCCGAACGCATGTGCGGCCTGGCCCGCTACCTGATGGGCCTCCCCGCGATGGCCGCCGACACGGCCGCCACACAGTGGTTCGAGCGCACCCTGGACGACAGTGCCCCGCGCCGGCTGTACATCCCGCAGGCCTTCCTCTGCGCCGACGCCGTGCTGCGGATCGCTCTCAACCTTCTGACCCAGCGCACGGGGCCGGAAACGCTCGGGCTCGTGGTGAACGTGCCGGTGGTGGCGCGGGGCGTGCGCGAGTACCTGCCGTATATGGCGACCGAGAACCTGATGATGGCCGCGGTGCAGGCCGGCGGCGACCGGCAGGAGGTTCACGAAGTTGTGCGAACGCACAGCCACGCCGTCACCGCGAAGCTCAAGAGCGGCACCGGCAGCGCGGCCGAGTTGTTCGACCGGCTGCGGGCCGAGCCGGCGTTCGCGCGGGTCGACTTCGCCGCCGTCACCGACCCGCGGGCGTTCGTCGGCCGGGCGCCGGAGCAGGTGGCGGAGTTCGTCGCGGAGCACGTCGCGCCGGTGCGGGCGCGCTACGCCGCGGCGCTGGGGATGAAGGCGGAACTGAGCGTCTAA